The genomic region CAATCGAGCAGGCAGTCCGATTGCTCGGTGGTCAGCGGCAGCAGCGCCAGCTGCGCGGCCCCGGCCGTATTGATATTGACCATCGAACCGGCGTCCACGATCTGCATGCGAAACGTCGAATCTCCCAGATCGTAGCTGACGTCCCCATTGCCGCCAAGCTGCGCCCAGGCGTCGTTTTGGGTTACCTGACTGGTGTTCGCCGTGAGCAGCGTCGCCATCGCATAGGCGATCGCCGACCGCTCCGCCGCTTCCGCGCGGCGTTCACGCAGCTTGTTTTGCGTCTGCTGCATGGAGGCGCGCTGATCGGAGGCGATGATCGCCATCAGGGCGACCAGCACCAGGATCACCATCAGCGCCTCGATATAGATAAATGCCCGCCGTTGTGCTCTCATGAGAGACCCTGCGCCGAATCGGGATTGGACGCCGTGACATTGCTGGTTGGGATCGCCACCACGAAGACGTGCACGCTGTTGTCGGGGGCGCTGCGCAGCCGATAGCTGATCTGCACCGCCGCCGGCAGACGCCGGTCTCCCGTCGCCACCGTGTCCCAGGAACTGATCCACTGCGTCCCCGTCCAGAACTGGAACCCGATCTGGCTAATATCGGCGTCCATCGTCGATTCGAAACCGCCCTGCGTCGGATCGCCGTCGCTCGGGTGCTGGATCCGCTCGAACAGACCGGTATGCGATCCGGCGTCGCCCACGGCCGTCGTACTCAGCGAAATCTCCGTGACGCCGCCCACCGGCCCGCGCGCCGCCTGCTGTGTTTCAAAATCGTCGGCGCTGTCCTGCGTCGCAGCCGGGACGCCGGGGGCGGTCGTGGTGAGCGTCAGCCGGTCGCACCCCAAATCGCTCTGTCCGCCCGCCGAAATCCCCTGAAAAAACGTGCTCGTATCGGTCGCCGTGGAGGTGATGCGCGCGCCGCGCAAAATCCTCGTAATTTCCCGCTCGGTCCGGTCCGTCGCGTCCTGCTCCGCCAGACGCGTCGTATGCGCCTGCTGAAGATGTGTCGCCGCCTGAAACGCGTAGGCCAGGGCGGTCGCCAGGATCGCCGCGATCGTCATCGCCAGAAGAAGCTCCAGCAGCGTCAGGCCGGCCTGCATTCGCTTTTTGCGATCGTTCATTGCGTTTGCGCCGTGGTGGAAGTCGTCGTGGCGGGCGGAACGTAGACGAATTCCGTGATCGCCTGCGAGTCGCGAGCCCGGGTCGCGGTGACGGTCACCTGATCGACATAGGCGGTGCTGCTGGTCTGGACGTCCATATTCCAGGAGATATCCGTGTAGCCGCGATCCGTGAAGTCTCCGCTCGTGGCGTATGTGCTGGGGTCGCCGTTGACGCGGACGTCCTCCAGCTTTTCCGACGCCAGCCGCTGGAGCAGATCGGCGCTGTTCGCCTTGATATCGGCCGCCGTCAGCGCGCGGATGCCGCCAAAGACGCCTACGACGGCGATCGCCACCAGCATGGTCGTGATGACCACCTCGACTAATGTGAATCCTGCTTTAGCCACGCTGCTGCAACTCTCCCGCCGTCCATCGGTCCTGCGCCGTATCCGGAAGCGCGTCGGCGATCCAGCGGATCTCGCCCGTGCTCGTGATGACGAGCGATTTGCGCGCCGAGCCCTCCAAAAACTGGAGGCCGCCGCTGTCCGAGGCGCCATCGGGATAGACCGTCCACCGCCATGTCCCCGGATCCGCCGTGGCGTTGTTGAGCTGGGCCGCCTCGATTTGAACGTCGGAAGTCAGATCGACCTGCCGGACCGACTCCGCCGCGCCGGTGACGGGCGTGCGCTCCATGACCACCGACGAGCCGTCGATGCGGATCGTGACGGGCTTTTGCGAAGAACGGGCTTCGTTTTGCGCCTGTACCGGCATGCGGGCGATCGAGGCGTTGAGCTGGGC from Capsulimonas corticalis harbors:
- a CDS encoding prepilin-type N-terminal cleavage/methylation domain-containing protein; this translates as MNDRKKRMQAGLTLLELLLAMTIAAILATALAYAFQAATHLQQAHTTRLAEQDATDRTEREITRILRGARITSTATDTSTFFQGISAGGQSDLGCDRLTLTTTAPGVPAATQDSADDFETQQAARGPVGGVTEISLSTTAVGDAGSHTGLFERIQHPSDGDPTQGGFESTMDADISQIGFQFWTGTQWISSWDTVATGDRRLPAAVQISYRLRSAPDNSVHVFVVAIPTSNVTASNPDSAQGLS
- a CDS encoding type IV pilus modification PilV family protein, translated to MAKAGFTLVEVVITTMLVAIAVVGVFGGIRALTAADIKANSADLLQRLASEKLEDVRVNGDPSTYATSGDFTDRGYTDISWNMDVQTSSTAYVDQVTVTATRARDSQAITEFVYVPPATTTSTTAQTQ
- a CDS encoding pilus assembly FimT family protein is translated as MSNGLRRRRIGAARRRAAGFTLIELSIVLVVLMLFVALVTPNLTAVKRSRELAQLNASIARMPVQAQNEARSSQKPVTIRIDGSSVVMERTPVTGAAESVRQVDLTSDVQIEAAQLNNATADPGTWRWTVYPDGASDSGGLQFLEGSARKSLVITSTGEIRWIADALPDTAQDRWTAGELQQRG